The Nitrogeniibacter aestuarii genome has a window encoding:
- the trpD gene encoding anthranilate phosphoribosyltransferase — MSITPQEALQRVIEHREIFFDEMIALMRQIMAGEISPVLTASILAGLRTKKETIDEIAAAATVMRELSTKVVVPPPNDNFLDVVGTGGDGIHTFNVSTATIFVAAAAGARVAKHGGRSVSSSSGSADVLEALGVNLALSADQVAECIAETGIGFMFAPNHHSAMKNVAPVRKEMGVRTIFNILGPLTNPASAPNTLMGVFHPDLVGIQARVMKQLGADHVLVVHGRDGMDEVTLGAPTMVAELKDGEVSEYDIHPEDFGLQMQSCRQIQVNDAAESKAMLLGALDNVPGAARDTVVLNAGVALYTAKLADSVANGIEQAREAVASGAARAKVDEFAKYTQRFA; from the coding sequence ATGAGCATCACGCCTCAAGAAGCGCTTCAACGCGTCATCGAACACCGCGAAATCTTCTTCGACGAAATGATCGCGCTCATGCGCCAGATCATGGCGGGCGAGATTTCTCCCGTGCTGACGGCTTCCATCCTGGCCGGACTGCGCACCAAGAAGGAAACCATTGACGAGATCGCCGCGGCCGCCACGGTGATGCGGGAACTGTCCACCAAGGTGGTGGTGCCGCCACCCAACGACAATTTCCTGGACGTGGTCGGCACCGGTGGGGACGGGATTCACACCTTCAATGTGTCGACCGCCACGATCTTCGTGGCCGCCGCCGCAGGCGCGCGCGTGGCCAAGCATGGCGGGCGCAGCGTCTCTTCCAGCTCCGGCAGTGCCGACGTGCTCGAAGCGCTAGGGGTGAATCTGGCCCTGTCGGCGGACCAGGTCGCCGAATGCATTGCCGAGACGGGGATCGGCTTCATGTTTGCGCCGAACCATCACAGCGCCATGAAGAATGTCGCTCCGGTGCGCAAGGAAATGGGGGTGCGCACCATCTTCAACATTCTCGGCCCACTCACCAACCCCGCGAGCGCGCCCAACACCCTGATGGGCGTATTCCATCCCGATCTGGTGGGCATCCAGGCGCGCGTCATGAAGCAGCTGGGGGCCGACCATGTGCTCGTGGTCCACGGTCGCGACGGCATGGACGAAGTCACCCTGGGCGCGCCGACCATGGTCGCCGAGCTCAAGGACGGCGAGGTGAGTGAATACGACATTCATCCGGAAGACTTCGGTCTTCAGATGCAGTCCTGCCGCCAGATCCAGGTGAATGACGCGGCCGAGTCAAAGGCCATGCTGCTGGGCGCCCTCGACAATGTGCCCGGTGCCGCGCGTGACACCGTCGTTCTCAATGCCGGGGTGGCGCTGTACACCGCCAAACTGGCCGACTCGGTCGCCAATGGCATCGAGCAAGCCCGGGAGGCGGTTGCCAGCGGCGCGGCACGAGCCAAGGTCGATGAATTTGCGAAGTACACGCAACGTTTCGCCTGA
- the trpC gene encoding indole-3-glycerol phosphate synthase TrpC, with translation MSDVLNKILAVKAEEVAAGKRARNHGEIEQQARAEAAPRDFVGALQDKIAAGQSAVIAEVKKASPSKGVLREHFVPADIAASYQAGGAACLSVLTDRQFFQGATEYLQQARAACALPVLRKDFMIDPWQVFEARAMGADAILLIVAALSLAQMQELEAVADGLGMAVLVESHSEGELDLALQLRTPLIGINNRNLRTFDVSLDFTIDQLGRIPEDRLVITESGILSADDVKLMRSHNVNAFLVGEAFMRAPEPGQALKQLFAA, from the coding sequence ATGAGTGATGTCCTGAACAAGATCCTCGCCGTGAAGGCCGAGGAAGTGGCCGCCGGTAAGCGGGCGAGAAACCATGGCGAAATCGAGCAACAGGCGCGCGCCGAGGCTGCGCCGCGCGATTTCGTCGGTGCGTTGCAAGACAAGATTGCGGCCGGTCAGTCCGCCGTGATTGCCGAGGTGAAGAAGGCGAGTCCGTCCAAGGGCGTACTGCGCGAGCACTTCGTGCCCGCCGACATCGCCGCGTCCTACCAGGCGGGCGGGGCCGCCTGCCTGTCCGTCCTGACTGATCGTCAGTTTTTTCAGGGCGCGACCGAATACCTGCAGCAGGCTCGCGCCGCGTGTGCCTTGCCGGTGCTGCGCAAGGACTTCATGATCGACCCCTGGCAGGTGTTCGAAGCGCGTGCCATGGGCGCCGACGCCATCCTGCTGATCGTGGCCGCCCTGTCGCTGGCCCAGATGCAGGAGCTCGAAGCGGTCGCCGACGGACTGGGCATGGCGGTGCTGGTCGAGAGCCACAGTGAAGGCGAACTGGACCTGGCCCTGCAACTGCGTACGCCGCTCATCGGCATCAACAACCGCAACCTGCGCACCTTCGATGTTTCGCTCGACTTCACCATCGACCAGCTTGGGCGCATCCCCGAGGACCGTCTGGTGATCACCGAGTCCGGCATCCTCTCGGCCGATGACGTGAAGCTCATGCGCAGCCACAACGTTAACGCCTTCCTGGTCGGCGAAGCCTTCATGCGCGCGCCGGAGCCGGGCCAAGCCCTGAAGCAGCTGTTCGCTGCATAA